TTTGGTGTCCTTTAAATGGAAAATGAGGTAGCGGAAAAAAGAATCTGCGGGTGGTAATTAAGAACACAAATTTTCTGATCTTCAGACAAACGAGCAGCAATAAGTCCACTTTCTGATCAGACATTTAATTTCAGGTGTTtaattcattttcttttctctctctttcttctctttctcaCTCTGATAGTCCATTTGTGGCCGACTTGATGGCTCTGTTTCTTCTTGTCCCTCATCAGCTGTGTAGATCTGAGAGTAGTCAGTGCCTGCTGTTACCTTTCACACAGCTTGCAATTAAATTACATAGGAGTATCTATTTGAAATATCTACTGTATCTAACTCTATATCAAGTCTTTGGTATCCAAGAGTTTCCTGCAAGGCCATTCAATATTACCAAAATAATTCTTTTTATAGTTCTCATATTCTCTTTGTAAAGGTCAATTCACACTGCACCGACAGACCAATGGCGAGAGTCACCAGATTACAGCACATCACTTCTCAGACATTCTAAATCCGATTCAGCATGTTCAATCAGAGAAAACAAGCTCCGACACACGCCAACAGACTCCAACAGGGGTACAACCCTGATCCGACAAAATCCGACGAAGTGTCTGTTGCTGTCTATCGGCatggtgtgaattggccttaataGTTCAAACAGAGTCTGCGAAAGATCAAGTTTTTTACTACATCAGTGTGGTTGCATTTCCATCAAAGCAGCTATCATGACTATATTAGCTATACAATGTTTGGGAACAGTACGATttctttttaagaaattaatacttttattcagtaaggatgcattaagttTATCGAAATTGatagtacagacatttataattttacaaaagatttatatttcaaataaatgctgttttttattttttatttcaacattgacaataagattttttttcttgagcaccaaaccAGAATTGAACATAAttatatttctaaatatatttgtttttattgaattttttatcaaataattgcagcgTTCATGGGCATAAGAGATATAAACATAACAATGttttaaatcttactgaccataACCTTTtgaattgtagtcttttaacttgttttaaaaaattattttggtgGTAACCTGTTACAAGTAACTGAAGTTCACCTGTGAAGATCCTGTAACCAGGACCGGTTCTGTGTTGTTGTGTTCTGACTTTGAGAGGCTCGGGAAAGCGAAATGAGGATCTGTTGGAGGGTTTGTGGTGGGAGAGGAAACGTCCTTCTTTTGTTCTTCTGAATCTGTGATTCGTTTCAGTTCTTCATCAGATGAGTCTTCCTCACTGGGCACCAGGAAAGCATCTTCACCTGTCATTTCCTCTTCTGAATCTGAGCAGTGACAAATAGTGAGAGAGGAGAAACCATGAGAACAGGAGGAGAGAAAACACTGAGGCAGAGAAGAGATGTTCCAGCAGGAGGCCAGCAGTGAGGATGCAAACATACGTCCTTATCTAATGCTCGCAGCGAGCCGCCTGGACATGGTCTAGCAGAGCTTGTATGTTTCTCTTCCCTGCTTCCAGTCTGCTGCCTCCTGCATTAATAATGCTTATCCTACACAGTTTCCATCACTCTGCTAGTCAGCAAATACTGCAGAAACAACCGCTGTGTGAATGAAGGGTGATGTCTACACTGGTGTtttttcataatcattactcTCTGATGCAGATGTACTGGAACCCAAGGGATGCTGGAAATCAGGTTCTTGTCATTTAGAAATAATTTTtcaatgtttattaaatatttgattcAGCTTGGTCAATCTTGCATTTGGctttcaaatattttgtacaatgaAGCATCGGATTTACTTCAAAGCTGTGCTGGTTTCATGTCTCTCTTATCACTCCACACTCTTTTTATTCTTAAActactttaaaactttaaatctagcttttaaaactacttttcGCCAGGCTTTCTCATGCTAGCATCAAAGTTTTTcttgattaacttttttatctagttactgaatttaaattattatttgaaattatttattatctattAAACAGTGGTGTCATTTATCATAATGCTGCTGtcaccattttataaaagcaatgaGCCAGATGTTTATTACAGTGATGCAAGTTGCAATGGTTAAATGGTAAAAGCCTTCATATTCTGTCTAAATATACCTTGCAAACCTGGAAAAACACTGCAACACACAGACTTAGGTGGCTTATTGCTAATCATTACATTAGGAAAACAGTCTTCATTGCTCACAAACACTTTTGCAAGAGAATTATAAATAGTAGCTCAAGCACCAGAAAAACTAAATTGCAATTAGACACTGCTATTGTCAATGTTCAGTCAACTTTAATAAAAATCTACCAGAAGAAGTTAAACTAACCTGACATGCTCAGCTGTAGGGAGAGCACAGTAGTTTTGGGTGACCTTTGTGAGCCCTTTAACCATTTGGAAGGGTGGGGTGAATGGTGCCCATCAGTATGAGAGGATTCAACCCTTGGTGTAGAGGACCTGACGGACTCATGGACAGGCATAGTAGATGTACTTCTATCTGAGACTGAACCAAACTGTGATGATTCTCTAGGTAACTGCCTTAATGAAGGAACTGCAGTACTTGGGGAAGTGATGGCACTTTCTGGAGACAGTTGAGCTAGTTTCGTTCCAGAATGAGCAGATCTAGATTGGATTGGGTTGACCGGAGAGGATACAGGTCTAGACCTTGGGGACGGAGAGCTTGGAGGTTTTGGACTTTGTTTAGGGATGAGAAGAAATGCAGGAGAATGACATTGAGAAGACCTAGCAGACGGTACTCTAGCAGAAGAGGGGCTGACAAAAGAAATATGGTCCTCAGAGTCTGGAAAAGTTTGATTCAAATTGGGTTTTGGGAGTGAAGGAGATGATGTTGGCAGAATCTCTAAGGGTTTGTCCGGTTGTGCTGTAGAAAACCTTGTCTGTGGGCTTGGAGAGTCACTCAGTTCTGCTTTCTGGCCTCCTCTTCGTGAATTTGACAGAAATGGTTCTGAGGTAGTCAAAAGGTGCTGTGATCCCTGAAGCCTCATTTGAAGTGGAGAAAAGCTTTCTGATCTTGACAATGATGATGTCTCTTGTGAAGGCTGCCACATCTCATGAGAAGAGTTGATATTTTTGTCAGAATTACTTTCCTGGAACAATCCTTTGGTCATTGTAGAGAAGGACGGTGTGGAAGTCAAAACTGAAAATCCAAATTCTCCTCCTCCAGATAAATCTTCATTTTCAACAGCCGCAAACCTTTAGGAAGAAAAACAGACATGCATATATAG
The Megalobrama amblycephala isolate DHTTF-2021 linkage group LG19, ASM1881202v1, whole genome shotgun sequence DNA segment above includes these coding regions:
- the zbbx gene encoding serine/arginine repetitive matrix protein 2 isoform X1, which produces MELHKYFNSLFTIGLTEDDGKVDSPAESRLSILELDEMVGDAETYRSFGVKQGNKSKMFAAVENEDLSGGGEFGFSVLTSTPSFSTMTKGLFQESNSDKNINSSHEMWQPSQETSSLSRSESFSPLQMRLQGSQHLLTTSEPFLSNSRRGGQKAELSDSPSPQTRFSTAQPDKPLEILPTSSPSLPKPNLNQTFPDSEDHISFVSPSSARVPSARSSQCHSPAFLLIPKQSPKPPSSPSPRSRPVSSPVNPIQSRSAHSGTKLAQLSPESAITSPSTAVPSLRQLPRESSQFGSVSDRSTSTMPVHESVRSSTPRVESSHTDGHHSPHPSKWLKGSQRSPKTTVLSLQLSMSDSEEEMTGEDAFLVPSEEDSSDEELKRITDSEEQKKDVSSPTTNPPTDPHFAFPSLSKSEHNNTEPVLVTGSSQALHSVSQRHHIQSGQYQDLEGFLTLGLDPGVLQHSPAPAQTPREEQNDMEGYLVAGQESWRSRSSFQHHAEEGLVTTQVNGRPISSTPRPFTPCYGKCHHRGCASQAP